From Sporosarcina sp. Marseille-Q4943, the proteins below share one genomic window:
- a CDS encoding dicarboxylate/amino acid:cation symporter, which yields MKRKLGLIWRIIIAIGLAVGIGLLLPEIHEGFAHWFTRLFATFNMIFGGFLNFVVPFIIIAFIAPGIAKLGSGSGKLLGLATVLAYASTIAAGILAYFAATTILPNFIGGIGSESVENAGKSPAVTFFELEMTPVMGVMSALLLAFIFGIGMASINSKTMLSFFEELNTLIEKVISFVIIPLLPFHIFGIFLNMTYSGQVAKVLSVFSLVFVMVIALHIVMLVVQYTVAGTLSKKNPFYLMKTMAPAYMTAIGTQSSAATIPVTLRQAKKTGASEKVTDFTVPLFATIHLSGSTITLVSCSIGVLLMNGMSFSFSSYLPFILMLGVTMIAAPGVPGGAVMAAVGLLGTMLGFDESMVALMIALYMAQDSFGTATNVTGDGALAMIVDRLTPKVKGVEAE from the coding sequence ATGAAGAGGAAGTTAGGCCTCATATGGCGAATCATTATCGCTATAGGGCTTGCGGTGGGCATCGGTTTGTTGCTCCCAGAAATACATGAAGGTTTTGCACACTGGTTCACCAGATTATTCGCGACGTTCAACATGATTTTCGGCGGATTTTTGAACTTTGTAGTACCGTTTATTATTATTGCATTCATAGCACCTGGAATAGCGAAACTTGGTAGCGGTTCTGGAAAATTGTTAGGATTGGCTACTGTGCTTGCATATGCTTCTACGATTGCAGCAGGAATCTTGGCATATTTTGCTGCAACGACGATTTTGCCTAATTTCATAGGCGGCATCGGCTCTGAATCTGTTGAAAACGCAGGGAAGTCCCCGGCGGTAACATTTTTTGAACTCGAAATGACACCGGTGATGGGCGTCATGTCGGCATTACTGCTCGCTTTCATTTTCGGTATCGGAATGGCATCCATCAACAGTAAAACGATGCTATCATTCTTTGAAGAGTTGAATACCCTAATCGAAAAAGTTATTTCGTTCGTCATCATTCCGTTATTACCTTTCCATATTTTCGGCATATTCCTTAATATGACATATAGCGGGCAAGTGGCGAAAGTGTTGTCGGTCTTCTCACTCGTATTCGTCATGGTCATCGCGCTCCATATCGTCATGTTGGTCGTTCAATATACGGTTGCAGGAACGCTTTCTAAGAAGAATCCATTCTACTTAATGAAAACGATGGCACCTGCCTATATGACAGCAATCGGGACGCAATCATCGGCCGCTACGATTCCAGTGACGTTAAGACAAGCGAAGAAGACAGGAGCCTCTGAGAAAGTAACAGATTTCACGGTTCCGTTATTCGCAACGATCCACCTGTCCGGCAGTACGATCACTCTCGTATCCTGCTCAATCGGAGTCCTGCTCATGAACGGCATGTCGTTCAGCTTCTCAAGCTATCTGCCTTTCATCCTCATGCTAGGCGTAACAATGATTGCAGCGCCCGGAGTCCCAGGAGGAGCCGTAATGGCAGCAGTCGGCCTGCTCGGCACAATGCTAGGATTCGATGAATCAATGGTCGCATTGATGATCGCGCTCTACATGGCACAAGACAGCTTCGGCACCGCCACCAACGTAACCGGCGACGGAGCACTAGCCATGATCGTAGACCGCCTAACTCCAAAAGTAAAAGGCGTAGAAGCAGAGTAA
- a CDS encoding MetQ/NlpA family ABC transporter substrate-binding protein, protein MKKVLSALLLAVLVLALAACGTKDKEDGATGSKNASGEQTKLVVGASNTPHAVILEKVKPLLQEKGIDLEIETYQDYILPNKDLESGLLDANYFQTIPYLESQMADFGYDFVNAGGIHIEPMGVYSKKYKSLDELPDGATVLMSNSVSDHGRVLEMLEENGLITLAEGVDKVKAELSDIVDNPKNLQFEPDYEAALLPTLYNNNEGDAVLINSNYAIDAGLNPLEDSIAIEKTDSPYVNVITVRSGDENSDAIKALVEVLTSEEIQDFILNEWNGSVVPVK, encoded by the coding sequence ATGAAAAAGGTATTATCGGCATTATTGTTGGCAGTTCTTGTGCTTGCATTGGCAGCATGCGGAACGAAAGATAAGGAAGATGGGGCGACAGGCAGCAAGAATGCTTCTGGTGAACAGACGAAACTCGTAGTCGGTGCTTCCAATACACCACATGCCGTCATTTTGGAAAAAGTGAAGCCGTTGTTGCAGGAAAAAGGCATCGACTTGGAAATCGAAACATACCAGGACTATATATTACCGAACAAAGACTTAGAATCAGGTCTATTGGATGCGAACTATTTCCAGACCATCCCTTACTTGGAAAGTCAAATGGCTGATTTCGGCTACGACTTTGTCAATGCGGGAGGAATCCATATCGAACCGATGGGTGTTTATTCGAAGAAATATAAATCATTAGATGAATTGCCTGACGGTGCAACGGTCCTTATGAGCAACTCGGTTTCGGATCATGGTCGTGTTCTTGAAATGCTTGAAGAAAATGGCTTGATCACACTTGCTGAGGGTGTTGATAAAGTGAAAGCGGAACTCTCAGATATTGTGGACAATCCGAAAAACCTACAGTTTGAGCCGGATTACGAAGCAGCATTACTTCCAACTCTTTACAATAATAATGAAGGCGATGCTGTTTTGATCAACTCTAACTATGCAATCGATGCGGGCTTGAACCCACTTGAAGATTCAATCGCCATTGAAAAAACGGATTCACCTTACGTAAACGTCATTACGGTTCGTTCTGGGGATGAAAACAGCGATGCAATCAAAGCGCTTGTAGAAGTGTTGACATCCGAAGAGATCCAAGATTTCATATTGAATGAATGGAATGGCTCTGTCGTTCCTGTTAAATAA
- a CDS encoding methionine ABC transporter permease: MIENLFPHVDWEKMWVATIETLYMTGLSTLYTFIFGLVLGVLLFLSSPGQLWTNKLIYGVTGAFVNIFRSIPFIILIILLIPFTTLIVGTIRGPEAAIPALVIGAAPFYARMVMIGLREIDRGVIEAARSMGAKTSTIIFKVLLPESMPALISGITVTAIALVGYTAMAGVIGAGGLGNLAYYEGFQRSRTDVMIVATVIILIIVFAIQIIGDFAVKKLDKR, from the coding sequence ATGATTGAAAATTTATTTCCCCATGTAGATTGGGAAAAGATGTGGGTAGCTACTATTGAAACTTTATATATGACCGGGCTTTCTACTTTATATACATTCATTTTCGGGCTCGTTCTCGGAGTTCTCCTATTCTTATCGAGTCCCGGCCAACTTTGGACAAATAAACTGATATATGGTGTGACGGGAGCATTCGTCAATATATTCCGTTCTATTCCCTTCATAATATTAATCATTCTATTAATCCCGTTCACAACGTTGATCGTTGGAACGATCCGTGGTCCGGAAGCTGCCATCCCGGCTCTTGTCATCGGGGCTGCACCGTTTTACGCGCGGATGGTTATGATTGGCTTGCGTGAAATCGATAGAGGCGTCATCGAGGCGGCAAGATCGATGGGTGCCAAAACAAGTACGATCATCTTCAAGGTGTTATTGCCCGAATCGATGCCCGCCCTCATTTCTGGTATTACGGTAACGGCAATTGCGCTCGTAGGCTATACTGCAATGGCAGGTGTAATTGGTGCTGGTGGGCTCGGGAACCTTGCGTATTACGAAGGATTCCAGAGAAGTCGAACCGATGTCATGATTGTCGCAACGGTCATTATCTTAATCATTGTATTTGCTATACAGATTATCGGAGATTTCGCAGTGAAGAAATTGGACAAACGTTAA
- a CDS encoding methionine ABC transporter ATP-binding protein has product MIQLKDVKKSFGATNDEILAVDGVSLTIEEGEIFGIIGYSGAGKSTLIRLLNGLETPTTGTIKIGNREISAFTGKELRVARQKISMIFQHFNLLWSRTVKQNIAFPLEIAGVKKAERERKVAELIELVGLSGRENAYPSELSGGQKQRVGIARALANDPEVLLCDEATSALDPETTDAILDLLTNINERLGLTIVLITHEMHVIRKICHRVAVMEAGKVVELGPVLDVFQSPQAPITKRFVSQVTEPEGTEEVLAHIPGGTLIKLVFVGERTEHPVLASLIRKFDIDVNIVQGNISHTKGGAYGSLILQLLGNENDIDMAIAYLHELGVQTEVIGND; this is encoded by the coding sequence AATTGAAAGACGTCAAAAAAAGTTTTGGTGCGACGAATGATGAAATACTTGCGGTAGATGGTGTTTCCCTTACGATTGAGGAGGGAGAAATCTTTGGTATCATCGGCTATAGTGGTGCCGGAAAAAGTACATTGATCCGCCTTTTGAATGGTCTTGAAACACCAACAACTGGAACAATTAAAATTGGTAACCGTGAAATATCGGCGTTTACAGGCAAAGAGCTACGGGTAGCCCGTCAAAAAATCAGCATGATCTTCCAACATTTCAACTTGCTCTGGTCCCGTACCGTTAAGCAGAATATTGCTTTTCCACTTGAAATCGCGGGTGTGAAGAAAGCGGAGCGTGAAAGGAAAGTAGCGGAACTGATAGAGCTCGTAGGTCTGAGCGGAAGGGAGAATGCCTATCCATCAGAGCTGTCCGGCGGTCAAAAGCAACGTGTCGGAATTGCTAGGGCGTTAGCGAACGATCCTGAAGTTCTGCTATGCGACGAAGCGACATCAGCGCTAGACCCGGAAACGACAGACGCAATTCTCGATCTGTTGACGAATATCAATGAACGACTAGGTTTGACAATCGTACTGATTACACATGAAATGCATGTCATCCGGAAGATCTGCCATCGTGTGGCAGTCATGGAGGCTGGGAAAGTTGTAGAACTCGGTCCTGTGCTTGATGTGTTTCAATCGCCGCAAGCCCCGATTACGAAGCGGTTCGTATCCCAAGTGACGGAACCGGAAGGAACCGAAGAGGTGCTTGCCCACATACCAGGAGGCACGCTCATCAAACTTGTCTTTGTTGGGGAAAGGACAGAGCACCCCGTTCTGGCGAGCTTGATCCGTAAATTCGATATAGATGTGAATATCGTGCAAGGGAATATTTCCCACACGAAAGGCGGCGCATATGGTTCGCTCATATTACAGCTTCTCGGCAATGAAAATGATATTGATATGGCGATTGCCTATCTTCATGAACTTGGTGTACAGACAGAGGTGATCGGCAATGATTGA